Proteins encoded in a region of the Leguminivora glycinivorella isolate SPB_JAAS2020 chromosome 23, LegGlyc_1.1, whole genome shotgun sequence genome:
- the LOC125238192 gene encoding solute carrier family 2, facilitated glucose transporter member 6-like — MKWMSVTIGNLTVGYTTGWATSIIPKLKDPLQTSLTYLILDKDGYTMIRVMVFGAVLGSLISGFTANRVGRKPCLIFTSSLNILGYSIMANAVDVTTMSVGRFIAGMAAGSIAVVNVVYLGEIASPEIRGAILAMGGIMHVFGSLLVCSLGPYVCVEVVCYVCVGVGCVHVCVLCYVPESPVYQVMKGIILD; from the exons TAACTATTGGAAACCTAACGGTCGGATATACCACTGGTTGGGCGACTTCCATCATACCAAAGTTGAAAGATCCGTTGCAGACCTCACTGACGTACCTGATACTTGATAAAGATGGATATACTATGATCAGGGTTATGGTATTTGGAGCTGTTCTTG GTTCCCTCATATCAGGCTTTACAGCTAACAGAGTCGGTCGCAAGCCTTGCTTGATCTTCACATCCAGCCTCAATATCCTTGGCTACTCCATCATGGCGAACGCTGTTGATGTGACCACCATGAGTGTCGGCAGGTTCATCGCTGGCATGGCGGCTGGCTCCATCGCTGTGGTCAACGTTGTTTACCTTGGTGAGATTGC ttcgCCAGAAATCCGTGGCGCCATACTAGCCATGGGCGGCATCATGCATGTATTCGGCAGCCTGCTAGTGTGCTCGCTGGGCCCGTATGTGTGCGTGGAGGTGGTCTGCTATGTGTGCGTCGGCGTCGGCTGCGTGCATGTGTGTGTGCTGTGCTACGTGCCGGAGTCGCCGGTGTATCAAGTCATGAAAGGTATTATCTTAGATTAG
- the LOC125238296 gene encoding facilitated trehalose transporter Tret1-like isoform X1 — MCLSLGNVIVGYSVCWSAPVIPKLLDAAQTPLTEVLTVEQASWLAAIFHLFVIIGSQTGAFLSNLVGRKPTLILFGAICLSSHIIRVLARDFNILLAGRIVNGLGVGGIASGNLVYIGEIASSDLRGIMLTVTGVLHTIGGLLVFSLGPYVSYAVVEYTAIALGVTHIGALFLIVETPVYHVIKGNEEAARSTLHFLGRSKDVDKELKTMIENVNRINVKYTQVNSKNMLSNCMLLDILRRRRNRRAMLITATLLTIQEGSGIACILSFATTIFRQAASSVDADVATIILGVTQVFGILLAPILVERYGRKSLLIFSTAACALWTALLGAHFYLELIQHPILYSIRWVPLATLISFLICYNAGLGIIPNVLVGEMFSPNVRSTGSSIAMSISWVAAFLSSLSFGYIIMLIGTYILFIIFACLNIIGCIFTIKFVPETKGKSLSEIEEMLAKR, encoded by the exons ATGTGCT TAAGCCTCGGAAACGTAATAGTGGGCTACTCAGTCTGCTGGTCGGCCCCTGTTATACCGAAACTACTAGACGCAGCACAGACTCCATTAACTGAAGTTTTAACCGTGGAACAGGCCTCTTGGTTGGCTGCCATATTTCATCTCTTTGTGATAAtag GGTCACAAACCGGAGCTTTTCTTTCAAACCTAGTTGGCAGAAAACCCACTCTCATTTTATTCGGAGCTATATGTCTGTCGAGCCATATTATAAGAGTGTTGGCTAGAGACTTCAATATTTTATTGGCAGGAAGAATAGTCAATGGTCTTGGAGTTGGAGGCATTGCCAGTGGAAACCTGGTCTATATCGGAGAGATCGC ATCATCAGACCTGAGAGGAATCATGCTAACAGTAACCGGGGTGCTTCACACCATTGGCGGTTTGCTCGTATTCTCATTGGGTCCATACGTGTCTTACGCAGTGGTGGAATATACTGCAATAGCTTTGGGAGTAACACATATAGGGGCCTTGTTTTTGATCGTCGAGACACCTGTGTATCATGTAATTAAAG GCAATGAAGAGGCTGCAAGAAGTACTTTACACTTTCTCGGACGAAGTAAAGATGTTGACAAAGAACTTAAAACaatgattgaaaatgtaaacCGTATAAACGTAAAATATACACAAGTAAATTCTAAAAACATGTTATCAAACTGCATGTTGCTGGATATATTAAGAAGAAGACGAAATAGAAGAGCTATGCTGATCACAGCTACATTGTTAACAATTCAAGAAGGGTCAGGAATTGCATGTATACTGTCTTTCGCTACAACAATTTTCCGACAAGCAGCATCTTCAGTTGACGCAGATGTTGCAACTATAATATTGGGAGTGACGCAAGTTTTTGGTATACTTTTGGCACCGATATTAGTTGAGAGATATGGAAGAAAATCATTATTGATATTTTCTACGGCTGCTTGTGCTTTGTGGACG GCATTACTGGGAGCTCACTTCTATTTGGAGTTAATACAGCATCCAATCCTATACTCAATTAGATGGGTACCATTGGCTACTTTGATCTCATTTTTAATCTGTTACAATGctg GACTTGGCATTATCCCCAACGTTCTAGTGGGAGAAATGTTCAGCCCCAATGTCCGCAGTACCGGCTCTTCCATTGCCATGAGTATCAGCTGGGTCGCCGCTTTCCTTTCCAGTCTCAGCTTCGGATACATCATCATGCTTATTGGCACCTATATCTTGTTTATCATTTTTGCTTGTCTTAATATcattggatgtattttcacaatTAAGTTTGTGCCTGAGACTAAGGGTAAGAGTCTTAGTGAAATAGAAGAAATGCTGGCTAAGCGATAG
- the LOC125238296 gene encoding facilitated trehalose transporter Tret1-like isoform X2, with product MCLSLGNVIVGYSVCWSAPVIPKLLDAAQTPLTEVLTVEQASWLAAIFHLFVIIGSQTGAFLSNLVGRKPTLILFGAICLSSHIIRVLARDFNILLAGRIVNGLGVGGIASGNLVYIGEIASSDLRGIMLTVTGVLHTIGGLLVFSLGPYVSYAVVEYTAIALGVTHIGALFLIVETPVYHVIKGNEEAARSTLHFLGRSKDVDKELKTMIENVNRINVKYTQVNSKNMLSNCMLLDILRRRRNRRAMLITATLLTIQEGSGIACILSFATTIFRQAASSVDADVATIILGVTQVFGILLAPILVERYGRKSLLIFSTAACALWTDLALSPTF from the exons ATGTGCT TAAGCCTCGGAAACGTAATAGTGGGCTACTCAGTCTGCTGGTCGGCCCCTGTTATACCGAAACTACTAGACGCAGCACAGACTCCATTAACTGAAGTTTTAACCGTGGAACAGGCCTCTTGGTTGGCTGCCATATTTCATCTCTTTGTGATAAtag GGTCACAAACCGGAGCTTTTCTTTCAAACCTAGTTGGCAGAAAACCCACTCTCATTTTATTCGGAGCTATATGTCTGTCGAGCCATATTATAAGAGTGTTGGCTAGAGACTTCAATATTTTATTGGCAGGAAGAATAGTCAATGGTCTTGGAGTTGGAGGCATTGCCAGTGGAAACCTGGTCTATATCGGAGAGATCGC ATCATCAGACCTGAGAGGAATCATGCTAACAGTAACCGGGGTGCTTCACACCATTGGCGGTTTGCTCGTATTCTCATTGGGTCCATACGTGTCTTACGCAGTGGTGGAATATACTGCAATAGCTTTGGGAGTAACACATATAGGGGCCTTGTTTTTGATCGTCGAGACACCTGTGTATCATGTAATTAAAG GCAATGAAGAGGCTGCAAGAAGTACTTTACACTTTCTCGGACGAAGTAAAGATGTTGACAAAGAACTTAAAACaatgattgaaaatgtaaacCGTATAAACGTAAAATATACACAAGTAAATTCTAAAAACATGTTATCAAACTGCATGTTGCTGGATATATTAAGAAGAAGACGAAATAGAAGAGCTATGCTGATCACAGCTACATTGTTAACAATTCAAGAAGGGTCAGGAATTGCATGTATACTGTCTTTCGCTACAACAATTTTCCGACAAGCAGCATCTTCAGTTGACGCAGATGTTGCAACTATAATATTGGGAGTGACGCAAGTTTTTGGTATACTTTTGGCACCGATATTAGTTGAGAGATATGGAAGAAAATCATTATTGATATTTTCTACGGCTGCTTGTGCTTTGTGGACG GACTTGGCATTATCCCCAACGTTCTAG